The following proteins are co-located in the Dromiciops gliroides isolate mDroGli1 chromosome 2, mDroGli1.pri, whole genome shotgun sequence genome:
- the LOC122743880 gene encoding adenosylhomocysteinase-like encodes MSEKLPYKVADISLATWGRKVLDIAENEMPGLMKLREMYSASKPLKGARIAGCLHMTVETAVLIETLVALGAEVQWSSCNIFSTQDHAAAAIAKTGVPVYAWKGETDEEYLWCIEQTLYFKDGQPLNMILDDGGDLTNLVHTKYPELLKGIRGISEETTTGVHNLYKMKLNGVLKVPAINVNDSVTKSKFDNLYGCRESLIDGIKRATDVMIAGKVAVVAGYGDVGKGCAQALRGFGARVIITEIDPINALQASMEGYEVTTMDEACKEGNIFVTTTGCVDIILGRHFEQMKDDAIVCNIGHFDVEIDVKWLNQNSVEKVNVKPQVDRYKLKNGRRIILLAEGRLVNLGCAMGHPSFVMSNSFSNQVLAQIELWTHPDKYPVGVHFLPKKLDEAVAEAHLGKLNVKLTKLTDKQSQYLGVPREGPFKPDHYRY; translated from the coding sequence ATGTCTGAAAAACTACCCTACAAAGTCGCTGACATCAGCCTGGCCACATGGGGACGTAAAGTCCTGGACATAGCAGAGAATGAGATGCCTGGCTTGATGAAACTTCGAGAGATGTACTCAGCCTCCAAGCCACTGAAGGGTGCCCGGATTGCTGGCTGCCTGCACATGACTGTGGAGACAGCTGTCCTCATTGAGACACTGGTGGCTCTGGGAGCCGAGGTACAGTGGTCCAGttgcaacattttctccaccCAGGACCATGCAGCAGCTGCCATTGCCAAAACTGGTGTTCCTGTGTACGCTTGGAAAGGGGAGACTGACGAGGAATATCTCTGGTGCATTGAGCAGACCCTCTATTTCAaggatgggcagcccctcaacaTGATCCTGGATGATGGTGGGGACCTCACCAACCTCGTTCACACCAAGTACCCTGAGCTCCTGAAGGGCATTAGAGGCATCTCTGAAGAAACCACCACCGGCGTCCACAATCTCTACAAGATGAAGCTCAATGGAGTTCTGAAAGTGCCAGCCATCAATGTGAATGATTCTGTTACCAAGAGCAAGTTTGACAACCTGTATGGCTGCCGTGAGTCCCTCATCGATGGCATCAAACGAGCCACAGATGTGATGATTGCAGGCAAGGTGGCTGTGGTGGCAGGCTATGGTGATGTGGGGAAGGGCTGTGCCCAGGCCCTTCGAGGCTTTGGTGCCCGAGTCATCATTACAGAGATAGACCCCATCAATGCACTGCAGGCCTCTATGGAGGGTTATGAGGTGACCACCATGGATGAGGCCTGCAAAGAGGGAAACATCTTTGTCACCACCACAGGCTGTGTAGACATCATCTTGGGCAGGCACTTTGAACAGATGAAGGACGATGCCATAGTATGTAACATTGGCCACTTTGACGTGGAAATAGATGTAAAGTGGCTGAATCAAAATTCTGTGGAGAAGGTGAACGTGAAACCTCAGGTGGACCGCTATAAGCTGAAGAATGGGCGGCGGATCATCCTGCTGGCAGAGGGCCGTCTAGTCAACCTGGGCTGTGCTATGGGCCATCCCAGCTTTGTCATGAGCAATTCCTTCAGCAACCAGGTGCTAGCCCAGATTGAGCTGTGGACACACCCGGACAAGTACCCTGTGGGAGTGCACTTCCTCCCCAAGAAGCTGGATGAAGCTGTGGCCGAGGCCCACCTTGGCAAACTGAATGTGAAGCTGACAAAGCTGACAGACAAACAGTCCCAGTACCTCGGCGTCCCCAGAGAGGGCCCCTTCAAACCAGACCACTACCGGTACTGA